The following coding sequences lie in one Arachis hypogaea cultivar Tifrunner chromosome 4, arahy.Tifrunner.gnm2.J5K5, whole genome shotgun sequence genomic window:
- the LOC112796174 gene encoding WPP domain-associated protein — MRKQVMMESLVVMDCCECPGDNGKENGGSENGIENESLGDHILEEMESFWLDIDERLTISRMVSDSVIKGMVNAIEQQAAERIAQKELEVVELKKMLHNGHVGPDETKTLCSLATYLHDPGDAGAYNLSNGVVAESMDTLQISVDEKLNQLKKEINKIRCSGSMRRIGSGADIVGLGGILDESVPERWIYVDKIFESLRDTLDGFCLRMQLIDQLSMASLSEWRQEHEFRSEVERMVISNCIMGLQQDFQHKLLDLYDLESRNCFSQHKDISNLRQELNSIFKILSASETGLLISHGSLENGEEWCVNKRADHFHWKIATNHSSPSTLEENGKHEDPKESDAEHLDPSILQHLNRDELITHVNSEITKMKRDHESQVQEMTEENFRLRRELLNLKGGSSLSLKKDKDFDLLKKKIPTVISKLDEILVGNEKMHQLTESFESLSILKDRLDTLDLENHQLKDMLTDKEKEVKNLSSQLSAALEKLSQQHLAEKKMSQTIQKLEDDIVDANAGVSIIQGIYKSLFDGIASGFRCITEELHLKNIIMEEIYEIMLKEVAYNAHASSRFEIEDADMESTMVQGLLDINHIIFRESLVGAERALKLEAGEKEELKQGMLMLTSKVEEKEKSAQEAAYALIQEKQNMELVTEQLKILRDETAWQQKTIAENNKELSVTKGHLDAASKEIELYKKQICKLHEDHEQIMNEHRESDEERRVLRLVTKDQQDALTLIEAKEMETRRQMESTIHLVHKLSSEVTAFEARVNGDISRSLLRLDNMSSEFSRLKNKANILKTVGFVYKRRLETTNSNLAKAEAEVDLLGDEVDTLLRLLEKICIALDHYSPILKHYPGILETLELVRRELDQQIRKRV; from the exons ATGCGGAAGCAAGTGATGATGGAGAGTTTAGTTGTTATGGATTGCTGTGAGTGCCCAGGTGATAATGGTAAGGAAAATGGAGGTAGTGAAAATGGTATAGAAAATGAGAGTTTAGGTGATCATATACTCGAGGAAATGGAATCCTTCTGGTTGGATATCGATGAGAGGTTGACCATTTCTAGGATGGTGAGTGACTCTGTCATAAAGGGCATGGTTAATGCCATAGAGCAGCAGGCAGCTGAGAGAATTGCACAGAAAGAACTGGAGGTGGTTGAGCTAAAGAAAATGCTTCATAATGGCCATGTGGGTCCTGATGAAACTAAAACATTGTGCTCTTTGGCAACTTATCTTCATGATCCTGGTGATGCCGGTGCATATAATCTTTCAAATGGTGTTGTTGCGGAATCCATGGACACTCTTCAAATTTCAGTGGATGAGAAATTAAATCAGCtcaagaaagaaataaataaaataagatgctCTGGTTCCATGAGAAGAATTGGTTCAGGAGCCGACATTGTGGGTTTAGGTGGTATTTTGGACGAGAGTGTACCAGAAAGATGGATTTATGTTGATAAAATTTTTGAGAGTCTAAGAGATACTCTTGACGGTTTCTGCTTAAGAATGCAATTGATTGATCAGTTATCAATGGCGTCTCTTTCTGAATGGCGGCAGGAGCATGAGTTTCGGTCAGAGGTTGAAAGGATGGTAATCAGCAATTGTATTATGGGTCTGCAGCAGGATTTTCAACATAAACTGTTGGACCTTTATGACTTAGAAAGTAGAAATTGTTTTAGCCAACACAAAGATATCTCTAATTTGCGCCAGgaattgaattcaatttttaaaatactatCTGCTTCTGAAACCGGGCTTCTTATTTCCCATGGTTCCCTTGAGAATGGGGAGGAATGGTGTGTTAATAAGAGGGCTGATCATTTCCACTGGAAGATTGCAACAAATCATTCATCACCGTCAACTTTGGAAGAAAATGGCAAACATGAGGACCCAAAGGAGAGCGACGCTGAGCACTTGGATCCTTCCATATTACAGCACTTGAATAGAGATGAGTTGATTACCCATGTTAATTCTGAGATAACGAAGATGAAAAGAGACCATGAATCTCAAGTGCAAGAGATGACTGAAGAAAACTTTCGCCTTAGGCGGGAATTGTTGAATTTGAAAGGAGGTTCTTCTTTATCATTGAAGAAGGACAAAGACTTTGATTTGTTGAAGAAAAAAATTCCTACTGTCATCTCAAAATTGGATGAAATTCTTGTTGGAAATGAAAAAATGCATCAACTCACCGAAAGCTTTGAATCTCTTAGCATTCTGAAGGATAGATTGGATACCTTAGACTTGGAGAATCATCAACTGAAGGACATGCTGACAGATAAGGAAAAGGAAGTCAAGAATCTTTCTTCTCAGCTTTCTGCAGCTCTGGAGAAATTGTCACAACAGCATCTGGCTGAGAAAAAAATGTCACAAACTATTCAGAAGCTCGAGGATGATATAGTGGATGCAAATGCCGGAGTTTCAATTATTCAAGGTATATATAAATCTCTCTTTGATGGTATTGCGAGTGGTTTCAGATGCATCACTGAGGAGTTACATCTGAAGAACATTATCATGGAAGAAATATATGAAATAATGTTAAAAGAAGTTGCTTACAATGCTCACGCTTCTAGTAGGTTTGAAATTGAGGATGCAGATATGGAGTCAACTATGGTGCAAGGACTATTGGATATTAATCATATTATATTTAGAGAATCTTTGGTGGGTGCAGAAAGAGCGTTAAAATTGGAAGCTGGTGAGAAAGAGGAACTAAAACAAGGAATGCTTATGTTGACATCAAAAGTGGAAGAGAAGGAGAAATCAGCACAGGAGGCAGCATATGCATTGATACAAGAGAAGCAAAATATGGAGTTGGTCACTGAACAGCTTAAGATTTTGAGAGATGAGACAGCTTGGCAACAGAAAACAATTGCAGAGAACAATAAAGAGCTGAGTGTCACTAAGGGTCACCTGGATGCAGCATCCAAGGAAATTGAACTATACAAGAAGCAAATATGCAAGTTACATGAGGATCATGAACAGATCATGAATGAGCACAGAGAAAGTGATGAAGAAAGAAGGGTGCTTCGCCTTGTTACGAAAGACCAACAAGATGCACTAACACTTATTGAGGCTAAAGAAATGGAGACAAGGAGGCAAATGGAATCAACCATTCATCTCGTTCATAAGTTGTCCTCAGAGGTTACTGCTTTTGAAGCTAGAGTAAATGGTGATATTTCTAGAAGTTTGTTGAG GCTTGATAACATGAGTTCAGAGTTCTCACGCTTAAAAAACAAAGCCAACATACTTAAAACTGTGGGTTTTGTGTACAAGAGAAGGCTAGAAACAACTAACTCTAATCTTGCAAAGGCTGAAGCAGAG GTTGATCTTTTGGGGGATGAGGTTGATACTCTTCTTCGCCTCCTTGAAAAGATATGCATTGCTCTTGATCATTATTCGCCCATATTGAAGCATTACCCAGGG